From Streptomyces sp. SAI-135:
AGATACGGGCGCGAGGCCGTCCATGAGGAAGCCAGTGGCTTCCTCCGGTCCCTCGGGCCTGGGAACAGGGATGCAGTGTTGAAGCGTTCGAGAATCTTGATCACCGGGGCAAGTGCCGGGCTGGGCAAAGGCCTGGCCCGGGAGTTCGCCGCTCGCGGTGCAACGTTGGCGCTGTGTGCACGCAGGTTGGACCGGCTTGAGGAGGTGCGGTCGGAGCTGCTGGCCGAGCATCCTGGTCTCCGGGTGCATCTGAGGGCGCTGGACGTTACCGACCACGAGCGTGTGTTCGATGTCTTCGAAGAGTTCGCCGCTGAGCTCGGCGGCTTGGACCGGGTGGTGGTCAACGCCGGTATTGGCAACGGTCGCCCCCTCGGTACTGGTGAGTTCGCCACCAACCGCACGATCGTGGAGACGAACCTGGTCGCCGGACTGGCCCAGATCGAGGCGGCGATGACCATCTTCCGGCGCCAGAGGGCCGGCCACCTGGTGGTGATGTCGTCGGTGAGCGCATTCAGGGCCGTTAGTGCCTCGATGACGGCCTATGCCGCCAGTAAGGCAGGAGTAGCGACGCTGGCCGAAGGCCTGCGTGCCGAGCTGCACGGCTCCGACATCGCTGTGAGCACCATATTTCCCGGCTACATCCGCACCGAACTGAACGAGCACAACACGAGTGCTCCGTTCATGGTCGACGCCGCTTCCGGATGCCGGGCACTTGCCCACGCCATCGAGAAGGAGCCCGACAAAGCTGTCGTGCCGGCATGGCCATGGACCCCGATTGGCGCTGCCATGCGAAACCTGCCGCTGAGCTGGGTCCGCCGACTCGGTTGAGCAGGCCGACCGTGGGGTCGCTGTCCTCACCCCGGCTCACCACGCCGCGTCAGCCCCCCGCCACAGCGGACTACGTCCCAGCCCCCAGGGAGAGTTCGAACCGGCCGGAGCCCTCTCGCCGCTTCCGATCACCGTGCTCCGGGAGCCGGATCTCTGTGCCCCCGGTCCGCTGGCACAGAAGCGCAGGCCGCTCGTTGCCACACCCGGTCGAGCGGCGCACATAAGAAGCAATCCGTGACAACAGGAGAACACTATGCCGATATTACGTACATTTACGCGATTCACTGTCGAGGATTTTAACCGTTCGGTAGCCGCGTTTGAAGCCCTCACCGCATCTTCGGCCCTGCGATTCCCCTACGGAGACTGGCAGACGGCAGTGATCCGCGACATCCTCCTGG
This genomic window contains:
- a CDS encoding SDR family oxidoreductase, with the protein product MLKRSRILITGASAGLGKGLAREFAARGATLALCARRLDRLEEVRSELLAEHPGLRVHLRALDVTDHERVFDVFEEFAAELGGLDRVVVNAGIGNGRPLGTGEFATNRTIVETNLVAGLAQIEAAMTIFRRQRAGHLVVMSSVSAFRAVSASMTAYAASKAGVATLAEGLRAELHGSDIAVSTIFPGYIRTELNEHNTSAPFMVDAASGCRALAHAIEKEPDKAVVPAWPWTPIGAAMRNLPLSWVRRLG